Proteins from a genomic interval of Candidatus Polarisedimenticolia bacterium:
- a CDS encoding outer membrane lipoprotein carrier protein LolA, translated as MLFLLFLNSQSSSAAARPGASSSTPLKEVLVRFNQVQDDTRSLTASFTERKNLGLLAKPLVSNGTFLYSKPTRIKWEYSDPEPRVFLITEDHFVAYYPAQKKAEEVPLSKLAGRRVFRVFGIGQTAEDLEKFFDISLGDPGSEKGTFLLVLTPKRRRVKDRLQIVRFWVDSKSYLPRQLEYVEADGDSTILTFSNIRVNPAITETRFNVEIPKDVRISNSFSGFTGTSMSH; from the coding sequence ATGCTCTTTCTGCTCTTCCTGAACTCCCAGTCGTCGTCGGCGGCCGCGCGGCCGGGGGCTTCTTCCTCGACCCCGTTGAAGGAGGTTCTGGTTCGATTCAATCAGGTCCAGGACGACACCCGCAGCCTGACCGCAAGCTTCACCGAACGGAAAAACCTTGGGCTTCTGGCCAAGCCGCTCGTCTCGAACGGCACCTTCCTGTACTCCAAACCGACCCGTATCAAGTGGGAGTATTCCGATCCCGAGCCGCGCGTCTTCCTGATCACGGAAGACCATTTCGTGGCCTATTATCCGGCTCAAAAGAAGGCCGAAGAGGTTCCGCTGAGCAAGCTGGCGGGCCGTCGCGTGTTCAGGGTCTTCGGGATCGGCCAAACGGCCGAGGATCTCGAGAAGTTCTTCGACATCTCCCTCGGCGATCCGGGATCCGAGAAGGGGACTTTCCTGCTCGTGCTGACCCCCAAGCGCCGCCGGGTGAAAGACCGGCTGCAGATCGTTCGTTTTTGGGTGGACTCGAAGAGCTACCTGCCCCGGCAGCTTGAGTACGTCGAAGCGGACGGCGATTCGACGATTCTGACGTTCAGCAACATCCGGGTCAATCCGGCCATCACCGAAACGCGCTTCAACGTGGAGATCCCCAAGGACGTCCGCATCAGCAATTCATTTTCGGGCTTTACGGGCACTTCGATGAGCCATTGA
- the groL gene encoding chaperonin GroEL (60 kDa chaperone family; promotes refolding of misfolded polypeptides especially under stressful conditions; forms two stacked rings of heptamers to form a barrel-shaped 14mer; ends can be capped by GroES; misfolded proteins enter the barrel where they are refolded when GroES binds), which produces MAAKEIVYSEDCRHAILRGVNKLADAVKVTLGPKGRNVVLEKKFGSPTSTKDGVTVAKEIELEDPRENMGAQMVREVASKTSDVAGDGTTTATVLAQSIYREGCKAVTAGANPMDLKRGIEKAVEKVVEEIKKISKDVAGKAIAQVGTISANNDEAIGQTIAQAMEKVGKDGVITVEEAKGMETSLEIVEGMQFDRGYLSPYFVTDPERMECILDNPLILIHEKKISSMKDLLPLLEQVAKMGRPLLIIAEEVEGEALATLVVNKLRGTLQVAAVKAPGFGDRRKAMLEDIAILTGGKVITEDLGIKLENVKIDDLGEAKKVTIDKDNTTIVEGAGKSSEIEGRVKQIRTQIEETTSDYDRETLQERLAKLVGGVAIIKVGAATETEMKEKKARVEDAMHATKAAVEEGIVPGGGIAFLRAIPVLEKIREKNEDVQLGINIVRRALEEPLRQIANNAGHEGSIIVAEGKEKEKAVGFDAYSGKWVDMFDAGIIDPAKVTRNALQNAASIAGLMLTTEALIHEIPEKEKAPAMPHGGGGMGGMY; this is translated from the coding sequence GTGAAGGTCACTCTCGGCCCGAAGGGCCGCAACGTCGTCCTGGAGAAGAAGTTCGGATCCCCGACCAGCACCAAGGACGGAGTGACCGTCGCGAAGGAGATCGAACTCGAAGATCCGCGCGAGAACATGGGCGCCCAGATGGTCCGCGAGGTGGCGAGCAAGACGAGCGACGTGGCCGGCGACGGCACGACCACGGCCACCGTCCTGGCGCAATCGATTTATCGGGAGGGTTGCAAGGCGGTCACGGCCGGTGCGAATCCCATGGATTTGAAGCGCGGCATCGAGAAGGCGGTCGAGAAGGTCGTTGAAGAGATCAAGAAAATCTCCAAGGACGTCGCCGGCAAAGCCATCGCCCAGGTCGGCACCATCTCCGCGAACAACGACGAGGCCATCGGACAGACGATCGCCCAGGCCATGGAGAAGGTCGGCAAGGACGGCGTCATCACGGTCGAAGAAGCAAAGGGGATGGAAACCTCGCTGGAGATCGTAGAGGGGATGCAGTTCGACCGCGGGTATCTCTCGCCGTATTTCGTCACGGACCCCGAGAGGATGGAGTGCATCCTGGACAATCCTCTCATCCTCATTCACGAGAAGAAAATCTCGAGCATGAAGGACCTGCTGCCGCTGTTGGAGCAAGTGGCCAAGATGGGACGCCCTCTGCTCATCATCGCCGAGGAGGTCGAAGGGGAAGCCCTGGCGACTCTCGTGGTCAACAAGCTCCGCGGCACCCTTCAGGTGGCCGCCGTCAAGGCCCCCGGGTTCGGTGACCGCCGCAAGGCCATGCTCGAGGACATCGCCATCCTGACGGGCGGCAAGGTCATCACCGAGGATCTCGGAATCAAGCTCGAGAACGTCAAGATCGACGATCTCGGCGAGGCCAAGAAGGTCACTATCGACAAGGACAACACCACGATCGTCGAAGGGGCCGGCAAGTCCTCGGAAATCGAGGGCCGGGTCAAGCAGATTCGCACTCAGATCGAGGAAACGACCTCCGACTACGATCGCGAGACGCTGCAGGAGCGCCTCGCGAAGCTCGTCGGCGGAGTGGCCATCATCAAGGTCGGTGCCGCCACCGAGACGGAGATGAAGGAGAAGAAGGCCCGGGTCGAGGACGCGATGCACGCGACCAAGGCCGCCGTGGAAGAGGGGATCGTTCCCGGAGGCGGCATCGCCTTCCTCCGGGCCATTCCCGTTCTCGAGAAGATCAGGGAAAAGAACGAGGACGTCCAGCTCGGGATCAACATCGTGCGGCGCGCCCTTGAAGAGCCCCTGCGACAGATTGCGAACAATGCGGGCCATGAGGGCTCGATCATCGTGGCGGAAGGCAAGGAGAAGGAGAAGGCCGTCGGCTTCGACGCCTATTCGGGCAAGTGGGTCGACATGTTCGACGCCGGGATCATCGATCCGGCCAAGGTGACCCGCAACGCGCTCCAGAACGCGGCGAGCATCGCGGGACTCATGCTTACCACCGAGGCGCTGATCCACGAGATCCCCGAGAAGGAGAAGGCCCCCGCCATGCCTCACGGCGGCGGCGGTATGGGCGGAATGTACTGA